From a region of the Streptomyces sp. NBC_01454 genome:
- a CDS encoding TetR/AcrR family transcriptional regulator, with the protein MTTPNPPFRAYAGVDASERIAARRAKLIEAGLALFTAQGYMSTGVKDLCREAGLTDRYFYESFANREVLLLAVFDTVTEQLLHRITQAAASAPQTSPEREQATVEAFVRELAADPRKARLLFVEVHGVNDVVRQHARAGIRRFVDLVADMIRDILPPDTSEAHLRMTAFSAIGAMDQAVTAWHFKEVDISAECLIAHCVQVFEAVVRADGSPS; encoded by the coding sequence ATGACAACCCCCAACCCGCCCTTCCGCGCCTACGCCGGGGTCGACGCCTCCGAGCGCATCGCCGCTCGGCGAGCGAAGCTGATCGAGGCAGGCCTGGCGCTCTTCACCGCCCAGGGCTACATGTCCACCGGAGTCAAGGACCTGTGCCGCGAGGCCGGACTCACCGACCGCTACTTCTACGAATCCTTCGCGAACCGGGAGGTTCTCCTCCTCGCCGTGTTCGACACCGTGACCGAGCAATTGCTGCACCGCATCACGCAGGCGGCGGCCTCGGCACCCCAGACTTCCCCGGAGCGAGAGCAGGCCACGGTCGAGGCATTCGTGCGCGAACTCGCCGCAGACCCGCGCAAGGCCCGCCTGCTCTTCGTCGAAGTGCACGGCGTCAACGACGTCGTGCGGCAGCACGCCCGCGCGGGCATCCGGCGCTTCGTCGACCTCGTCGCCGACATGATCCGCGACATCCTGCCGCCGGACACGTCTGAGGCCCACCTCCGCATGACGGCCTTCTCGGCCATCGGGGCGATGGATCAGGCGGTCACCGCCTGGCACTTCAAGGAAGTGGACATCTCGGCCGAGTGCCTGATCGCCCACTGCGTCCAGGTCTTCGAGGCCGTCGTCCGGGCGGACGGGTCACCCTCCTAG